A section of the Euwallacea fornicatus isolate EFF26 chromosome 12, ASM4011564v1, whole genome shotgun sequence genome encodes:
- the LOC136342530 gene encoding jerky protein homolog-like, translating into MTSGIFLKWFHKRFVPQVKNFLKEQKLPIKALLLLDNAPCHPPEQQLRSRDGSIFVMYMPPNVTSIIQPMDQNIIRLTKLYYRKFLLSSVLSKNPQNISDALKKVTLREAVTDLHMAWSELNQETIAKCWNKLFSTNDEDNEEENVPLSVIRERLLSSVDSIVNSASLDVVNLLKVVNPNTVCTSADINIWNEDKLTNDATKDENSENDEDDSIEAKSLVTDAQAVHIFNEALDWAERKEVSYADILVLRKLRAQALEDNANRKFTQTKIADYFSSN; encoded by the exons ATGACTAGCGGTATATTCCTGAAATGGTTTCATAAGCGCTTTGTTCCTcag gtaaaaaatttcctaaaagaaCAGAAGCTTCCAATAAAAGCGTTATTACTATTGGATAATGCACCATGTCATCCTCCAGAACAACAACTGAGGAGCAGAGAtgggtcaatttttgttatgtacaTGCCTCCTAACGTAACATCAATAATTCAACCAATGGACCAGAATATAATAAGACTAACAAAACTGTACTATCGaaagtttttactttcatCTGTTTTGTCTAAGAATCCTCAAAACATATctgatgctttaaaaaaagtaacattaaGAGAAGCTGTCACAGATTTACATATGGCCTGGAGTGAACTTAATCAGGAaactattgcaaaatgttggaaTAAGCTGTTTAGTACCAATGATGAAGataatgaagaagagaatGTTCCCTTAAGTGTAATTAGAGAACGTTTGCTATCCAGCGTTGACTCTATTGTCAATAGTGCATCATTGgatgttgttaatttattgaaagtagTGAATCCTAACACTGTTTGTACCTCAGctgatattaatatttggaaCGAGGACAAACTAACGAATGATGCTACTAAAGATGAGAACAGTGAGAATGATGAAGACGATTCCATTGAAGCAAAAAGTTTGGTGACTGATGCCCAAGCTGTACATAtatttaatgaagctttagattgggctgaaagaaaagaagtGTCATACGCGGatattttagttcttcgtAAATTACGGGCTCAGGCATTGGAAGATAATGCTAATCGCAAATTTACGCAGACTAAAATTgctgattatttttcttctaattaa